TTTCATGCCGGAAGAAGCGCGCAAGGTCTTGCCGCCTGGCGTGGCCACAGGGCTAGCCTGGACTCCGAGTGGTGGAGATGTCCTCTATATCGAGACCACCTTGCTCCCCGGCAGCCATGAACTGACGATCACCGGTCAATTGGGAGACGTCATGCAGGAATCTGCCCGCGCAGCGCGAAGCTACCTCTGGTCCCATGCGGAAAGCATGGGACTCGATATCTCCCGCTTCAAGCGGAACGGATTGCATATCCATGTGCCATCCGGTGCCATCCCGAAAGACGGACCATCGGCCGGTATCACCATGGCCACCGCACTCGCATCGTCCTATAGCGGGAAAGCGGTGCGGAGCGACACAGCCATGACCGGCGAAATCAGTCTGAGCGGATTAGTGCTGCCGGTCGGCGGGATTAAAGAAAAGGTGCTGGCAGCCCATCGCGCCGGCATCAGACGCATCATCCTGCCAAAAGCGAACGAGAAGGACCTGAAAGAGGTACCGCAGGAAGTACGCAATGAGCTGACCTTCATCCTAGCCGAACGCATTGAAGAAGTGCTCCCGGCGGCATTCAATCAGGATGCACCGGCGAGAGCAGAACGGGACGAGCCGTTAGCGACTTCCACCGCTTCGTAAACTCATGAGGCCCCGGCGCAACGCCGGGGCCTACCCTATTGGCTTAGGTACTCCCCCTCAACTTTCCTTCGGTATTCCCCGCTCAATTCAAACAATGGTGGGGAGCGGCCTGGTGCCCTCCTTGCTCGCAGAACAGAGGACGGGATGGAGCCTGATGATCTTCTGTGCTCGCGCAACGCGTGGGAGGAGAAGGGTAGCCTGGTCGTCCTCCTGCTCGCGGAACGCGCACGATCAGAATGTGCTCGTTCGACGCGCGCAATCGAGGATCGACCAGCCCACCCTTTGAGAGAGAAACGAGCGAGCTTGGAGGGAGCACGATATCGTTGGACGCGCGCAGTGGAAGATCAATCAGCCCCCATCCCTAAAGAGGGACAAGCAAGCTTGGAGGAAACATCTATATCGTCCGATGAGCGCAGTTGAGGGCAACCTTAGCCACTCCACTATAAGATGTGGGGGGAGGAAGAAAAGAGTCGCGTGACCTGGCGATTCCCTGTTCTCGCGCAACGCGCGGGCGCGGACTCCCTCGTTGGACGCGCGCACGATGGGAACCAGCCAGGCGACCCTCTGATCATGGAGAGTCAGATGGAAATAGCGTCTGTCAAATTGCCCTCAGGGGCATAGACCGGCTGCCAAGGAAAACGTAGAATGGCCATGCTTCTTTGTACCTGTTTCGAAAAAACAGACTCGTGACAGAGGCTTTCCCTCCAAGACAGCCAAGAAGGATGCCAAAGACCCATGGCCATTGATCTTCAGATCCTGGGCTCGAAACTGCGAAGATACAGAGACCAAGTTGCAGCGTCGCTGGGCGACGTATCGACCGCAACGGGGATACCGCAGCAATTATTGAAGGACTATGAGGATGCCTGCCGGGAGCCAACGGGAGATGAGATATTAATTCTGGCCGATTACTACAAATGCGACTACAAGTTTTTCATTTCAAATGAGCAACTGGCTGCTTTTGAGCAAACCGAAACACTTTTCAGAAAATATTCAGCTGAACTATCAAGAGAAGATAGGTGGGCCATTCTTGAGTTTCTGTTTCTCTGTGATTCAGAGGAATTCTTAATGAGCAACCTATCCTCAAAAAACCGAGTTCCTTTCACCTTCAGAAAGAGCGGGTCATATTTCAAAGCCCATGGAATTGAGGCTGCGGCCTCTTTAAGGCGTCACCTGGAATACAGTGACAAAAAAGTTGGAATGGACGTATATGATGATTTTCGCTCCATTGGCTTTCACGTATTCCGGCGACATCTAGCAAATTCCTCCATATCTGGCTTGTGCATTCGCCATCCAAAAGCCGGGATGTGCCTACTCGTCAACTATACCGAAGATGTCTACCGGCAACGCTTCACCGCCGCCCATGAAGCTGCACATGCAATCCTTGATGACGACCAAGACTTCGTCGTCTCTTTTTCAGGGGAAAAGAATGATCTATCAGAAATACGCGCTAATACTTTCGCCTCAAGATACCTCATGCCTCCAGAATTCTTGAGGCAGATTCCCCTGTCAGGCCAATGGGATACCCAGAAAGCCAGAGAGTGGGCTAGCAAGCTGAAGGTGAGTACCGAAGCATTGGCTTATGCGCTCAAGGATGCCAATCTCATTTCCGAACATCAGGTGGGTACGATTAAAGCTACAAAGGTAGCTTCGGATGCGAAGGTAGACCCTGAACTTCCCGCTAATCTCTCCCCGCGAGCTCACCAACGCCGTGCAGAATTGCTAAGTCGAGGATTGTCCATGCACTATGTCGAGCTATGTTTCGACGGTTACGAGAGGGGATTGGTATCCTCTGGGCGACTGAGCGAAATGCTTCTACTGAGCGATAATGAACTCCCACTCGTCGCGGAGCTTTATGGAAGGCACCTGCTCCATGGCGATTAATGTTTCAGTATTTCATCCCTACAACGTAATTGATACATGCGCAATATGGAATGTGCTCTCATCCCCAATGCTGTATGCAACGGCACGGACAGCTGGGTGCAGCTTCTACTTGTCCCAGTTTGTCCTCTACGAGTGTCTCCACAAACCGCGGCAGCCATCGACGCATGGGCCTATCCTCCAGAAACGCCTAAGACAGGAGCAATCAAAAGGGGACTTCAAAGCCTATCGTTTAAGCATTGAAGACCTACAGGATACCGGGGTGCTTGAAAACAGACTCCGATTGGGCAAGGGAGAATTGTCCTCGATTGCATTGGCGAAAAAGATCAATCAGGCTTTTCTTACGGACGACCAAAAAGCACGAAAATTTGCAGAAACAATTATGACTGGCAGGGTACAGACAACGCCTCATCTATTCGGATGGCTTTTCTTTACCGGACGGCTAACGGATGGAGATAAGGGCACGATCATTACGGACCACAGGTCACTCGAAGGCAATCTTTCACCTTATTTTGAGGCCATCTATACGGAAAGTCTCCGATGTCAATTAATGCATCGCCGCGCAGCTGCAACTTCTTGATTGGAGACAGCTAAGATTCTCCCTTTGATATTCTAGATCGCGGAAGGAAAAGCCAGGGCATTCTGAATTTTGAGAAGTGACCGAACCCGTAGAACCATTTCCTGGCACGTGGTAGGCCGCTCCTTAATCAATCTCGTGGGCAGGCATCATGGCAAATATTGATCCAAACCTCCTGTTCTTCGGAAACTGGGTCGATGCTTCCTCCCGAATTGAGGACATTGAGAAATTTTTAGAACTTACAGATTCTGCCTTCCAGCGGGAACTAAAGTGGTTGGATGAGGAAGGCCACGTTGACCTCGACATCGAGTTCGTCCCACTCTTCGCCGAGACACTACCACCAATCCTATACATGTCCGCCGTCATCGCGGCTGCGTCAGTACTAGAGCAAGAACTACGAGGCATCTCCCATGCGCTTCGGGAAACGTTGAAACTGCCACTATCATTCAACGACATATCAGGCTCGGTAATTGAACGTTTCCGGAAGTACGCCATCGGTCTAGCGGGCTTACCTGTGAACCTGCAAGAACCTGAATGGCAGGATATCCTTGCGGTCTATGAGATTCGGAACTGCTTGGTACACGCTGGAGGCGAGCTCCGCGCGTTCGCAAAAGCAGACGCAATTCGCTCCTTTGCTCATCGGCGCCAACTAACCATGTGCCAAGACCATAGGCTCACACTCGAAGAAAAAACCGCCAAGACTATTGCACGCATCATTTACTCATTTCTCGAAGAAGTATATGAGGCAGCTCTCGTGAAGTTTCCCGGCCATTACGGTAAGCGAAAGCGATAACAAGGGAGGGCAAAGGTGTCAGAAACCATTTCGCGGCGCGTGACGGTCCCAGGGAATTGGAAAAGAGGGCGCGAGCACAGCCCATGACTGATGTGTATAACCTGCAACGCTTTCTTGACGCGCAAGAGCGCGTCTATGACGCAGTCCTTGGTGAGCTACGAGCTGGAAGAAAGTCCAGTCACTGGATCTGGTTCATCTTTCCGCAGGTCACAGGTCTTGGTCACAGTGGAACGGCCCAGAAGTTCGCCATTACCTCTCTCGACGAAGCCAAGGCCTATCTGCAGCACCCAATCCTAGGCCCAAGGCTCAGAGAATGTACGCAGCTTTCCATCACAGTAGACGGGCGCAGCGCTGAAGAGATCTTCTCCTCCCCCGACAATCTGAAATTCCGGTCATGCCTGACCTTGTTCATGACCGCGACCACCGACAACAAGGTCTTCAAAGATGCCCTTCTCAAGTATTTTGACGGCAAGCCTGACACAGTGACCCTCGATATCCTGGCACATGGAACTTCTTAGCCTCACATCACTTGCGGGGCTGAGGCTTAGCGCGAACGTCACTGGAGGAGCAGGGCCCCGGTTCTTTCTTCTCTCCTTCCCAAGTGCGGCGGAGACGGTTGCTCCATCTGCGACTTGCGCGAGCACGATCGATCCCTGAAACTCTCTCTCCCAATGCGGGGCTGGGGCTCAGCGCGAACGTTACCGAAGAAGCGGGACCCCACGATTCTTTCTTTCCTCCTTTCCCAAATGCGGCGGAGACGGTTGCTCCATCTGCGACTTGCACGAGCCCGAATCCCTGCAACCCTCTCTTCCAGTGCGGGGCTGGGGCGCAGCGCGAACGTCACCGGAGGAGCGGGGCCCCATCGAGGCTCCGCTGAGAAGGAAAGCGGAAACTGACCGAGTCCCGAGGGAATTTCCGAAGGCTGCCGCTCAGCGGAGCCCGATAGGGTCGCTCCGGGAGGTGCGAGAGCAGTTGAGCCCCAGCCCCGCATCCACTCGTCTTGCCCTTCCGTAAGTCTCTATGTAAGGATTGTCCGTCCGAATCGACTGATTGGCCATACGCCCCTACAAGAAAGGGAGATCATCCATGCCACCAAAAGTTGAGATCCCCGCCATTGTGAAAGTGACGAAGACCGACGACGAGTGGAAGAAGCAACTGTCGGCTGCAGCCTATCAAGTGTTGCGCCACGAGGACACGGAGCGGGCTTTTACGAGTCCGCTGCATGAGAATCACGCCTCCGGCATCTATTACTGTGCGGGCTGCGATCTCCCCGCCTATTCATCTGAGCATAAGTTCGACAGCGGCACCGGCTGGCCCAGCTTCTGGCAACCGATCGATCCGAAAGTGGTGGAGACGCGCACAGATTCGAAATTCTTCATGACCCGCACTGAAGTGCACTGTGCCCGCTGCGGCGGTCACCAGGGTCATATCTTCGATGACGGCCCGAAGCCGACCGGACTCCGCTACTGCATCAACGGCGTCTCGCTGAAATTCATTCCAGCCTAGCAGGATGCTGAAAAAGTCCGCCAGCGGCGTTCTCGCTTCACGAAGCGCTTCGCGCAGGCAGGTCGCCTCACGAAGAGGCTCAACGTTCTCGGAAGTACTGGAGGGGATTCTCCGTTCGCCAAGACCTATGAAAGTGGCGAACGGATCGCACAAAGTGAGGTTTGTACCTCCTCGCCTCTTCGCTCACTGCGGCCTTGCTAGACGGCCTTTTTGAGCATCCTGTGGTTGTTCAGGCCGCGGCGACACTGGAGCATGTTGGCCGTTCTTTCGCATACACCGAGTTTTTCCACAGCCTGCAGAGGGTAGCTGGCCGGGCTGAACAATTGCCCCACCTGTTCTTCGAAACCGTGAGTTCTAGAGCGGTCCAGGCAGTAATCTGCTTTACCATCCCCGTACTGTTCCCGCCGCTCCCCATTGAACTCCTGATCCTTAGACTTTCCCCCTCTCTCCTCTATGGCCATAGAAGCGGGGAACCGCAATGCCCTCTCAGGACTGCCCAGATACCAATCCCGCAATGGTACATGCACCGCTTGAAGTGAGACTCCGTGATTGCTACGTCGCTCGATATCCATCTTCACGACGAACGTTCATGCGCTATTGATCGTCGAGGTACTTCGACGGTG
The genomic region above belongs to Nitrospirota bacterium and contains:
- a CDS encoding DUF1810 domain-containing protein — its product is MTDVYNLQRFLDAQERVYDAVLGELRAGRKSSHWIWFIFPQVTGLGHSGTAQKFAITSLDEAKAYLQHPILGPRLRECTQLSITVDGRSAEEIFSSPDNLKFRSCLTLFMTATTDNKVFKDALLKYFDGKPDTVTLDILAHGTS
- a CDS encoding XRE family transcriptional regulator, with the protein product MAIDLQILGSKLRRYRDQVAASLGDVSTATGIPQQLLKDYEDACREPTGDEILILADYYKCDYKFFISNEQLAAFEQTETLFRKYSAELSREDRWAILEFLFLCDSEEFLMSNLSSKNRVPFTFRKSGSYFKAHGIEAAASLRRHLEYSDKKVGMDVYDDFRSIGFHVFRRHLANSSISGLCIRHPKAGMCLLVNYTEDVYRQRFTAAHEAAHAILDDDQDFVVSFSGEKNDLSEIRANTFASRYLMPPEFLRQIPLSGQWDTQKAREWASKLKVSTEALAYALKDANLISEHQVGTIKATKVASDAKVDPELPANLSPRAHQRRAELLSRGLSMHYVELCFDGYERGLVSSGRLSEMLLLSDNELPLVAELYGRHLLHGD
- the msrB gene encoding peptide-methionine (R)-S-oxide reductase MsrB; translated protein: MPPKVEIPAIVKVTKTDDEWKKQLSAAAYQVLRHEDTERAFTSPLHENHASGIYYCAGCDLPAYSSEHKFDSGTGWPSFWQPIDPKVVETRTDSKFFMTRTEVHCARCGGHQGHIFDDGPKPTGLRYCINGVSLKFIPA